A single region of the Streptomyces sp. NBC_01262 genome encodes:
- a CDS encoding TetR/AcrR family transcriptional regulator, producing the protein MSPRRPSVNEEMRRRSRERLLQATVELVEERGYEATTLGDIADRAGAARGLVSYYFPGKRQLLQSATHRLMHRELSAALEHEPPARDGCELLARAVDCVLGMPVRHPVLMRAHMAGILQAEGFVECAEQQRLAGLLRDSITAWGSPDPEQDYRMLRAQLMGAVFAQLIPGAPMPVSRLRAELFQRYGLDRQHGAPPEGTPPGGTPADGGGQR; encoded by the coding sequence ATGTCCCCCCGGCGTCCATCGGTCAATGAAGAGATGCGGCGGCGCTCCCGGGAGCGGCTGCTGCAGGCGACGGTCGAGCTGGTGGAGGAGCGCGGTTACGAGGCCACGACGCTCGGCGACATAGCGGACCGGGCGGGCGCGGCTCGCGGCCTGGTCTCGTACTACTTCCCCGGCAAGCGGCAGTTGCTGCAGTCCGCGACGCACCGGCTGATGCACCGCGAGCTGTCCGCCGCGCTGGAGCACGAGCCGCCCGCGCGGGACGGGTGCGAGCTGCTGGCGCGTGCCGTGGACTGCGTCCTCGGGATGCCGGTCAGGCATCCGGTGCTGATGCGCGCGCACATGGCCGGAATTCTGCAGGCGGAGGGTTTCGTCGAGTGCGCCGAACAGCAGCGGCTGGCCGGTCTGCTGCGCGATTCCATCACTGCCTGGGGCTCCCCGGATCCCGAGCAGGACTACCGGATGCTGCGCGCGCAGCTCATGGGCGCGGTGTTCGCGCAGCTCATCCCGGGTGCGCCGATGCCGGTGTCCCGCCTGCGGGCGGAGCTGTTCCAGCGCTACGGGCTGGACCGGCAGCACGGTGCCCCGCCGGAGGGGACTCCTCCCGGCGGGACACCGGCCGACGGTGGCGGTCAGCGGTAG